The Fusarium graminearum PH-1 chromosome 2, whole genome shotgun sequence genome includes a region encoding these proteins:
- a CDS encoding general amino-acid permease GAP1, translated as MSHDIKKTTDIKVEVALARDVEAIEMNDMSASSSQYKDDGNNNNTTKAWAVSVPSSEEQSREQSDWLDGFRRADRRKMKKGWDKQYQSEEPPQIPGDNRYFDIRAANAKTATSALARELKGRHLQMIAFGGAIGTGLFVTSGTALHEGGPGSVLISYIAIGALQYCTMQSLAELAVIFPIAGSFSAFSTRFLDPSWGFAMGWNYCLQWLFTLPLEIIAGAFTITYWNEGITKSVFVVIFLAAIFIINLFGVKAYGEAEFVFSTIKVTAIVAFILLGIVINIGGEPTGSYIGGRYWVDPGFFNNGFKGFCSVLVTSCFSFTGTELIGLAAAETANPRKSLPSAIKQVFWRITLFYIVSLMLVSLLVPHNDPRILDASSSNSAASPFVVAIESMGTTVLPSVMNAVILIAVISVGNSSVFGSSRTLAALADQSMAPAIFSYVDKQGRPLVAIIFASCVGLLAFIVDLKAQNVIFNWLLSVSSLATLFTWGSICLTHIRFRKSWAHASHTLEQLPFRARSGTAGSWFALCGYTLILLSQVWTAVSPVEMKADATTGDIVQNVFLRLMAVPIVLVILVFSILQETPEVPTEAVASLKKRNAPLGFPVDSREVGSQGNLL; from the exons ATGTCACATGACATTAAGAAGACGACCGACATCAAAGTCGAGGTCGCTCTCGCCCGCGATGTCGAAGCCATCGAGATGAACGACATGAGCGCATCGTCGTCGCAATACAAGGATGacggcaacaacaacaacaccaccaaagcctgGGCCGTCTCGGTGCCCAGCTCAGAGGAACAGTCCAGAGAACAGAGCGATTGGTTGGATGGTTTTCGAAGGGCCGATCGAcgaaagatgaagaagggttggGATAAACAATACCAGTCTGAGGAGCCACCCCAAATCCCAGGCGATAACAGATACTTTGACATAAGAGCTGCCAATGCAAAGACGGCGACGTCGGCGCTGGCAAGGGAATTGAAGGGAAGGCATTTACAGATGATTGCTTTTGGTGGTGCTATTG GTACTGGTCTCTTTGTTACTTCCGGTACAGCTCTTCACGAAGGTGGCCCTGGTAGTGTTCTGATCTCATACATTGCCATCGGTGCTCTACAATACTGCACCATGCAATCGCTCGCCGAACTCGCCGTCATCTTCCCCATCGCTGGTTCAttctctgccttttccacACGTTTCCTCGACCCCTCATGGGGCTTTGCTATGGGATGGAA TTATTGTCTCCAATGGCTCTTCACTCTACCTCTCGAGATTATCGCCGGCGCTTTTACTATTACTTACTGGAATGAGGGTATCACCAAGTCCGTCTTTGTCGTCATTTTCCTTGCTGCcattttcatcatcaacctctttGGCGTAAAAGCCTACGGTGAAGCCGAGTTCGTCTTTTCAACCATCAAAGTCACTGCTATCGTCGCCTTCAT ccttcttggAATCGTCATCAACATTGGAGGCGAACCTACAGGAAGCTACATCGGAGGCCGCTATTGGGTTGACCCaggcttcttcaacaacggCTTCAAAGGCTTTTGTTCCGTGCTCGTCACGTCATGTTTCTCATTCACCGGCACAGAACTTATCGGATTAGCAGCAGCCGAGACAGCCAACCCTCGCAAGTCCCTACCCAGCGCCATCAAGCAGGTCTTTTGGCGCATCACGCTCTTCTACATCGTCTCCCTCATGCTCGTCAGCCTATTGGTTCCTCACAACGACCCTCGCATCCTCGATGccagctcctccaactcTGCCGCCTCACCCTTCGTTGTCGCCATTGAATCGATGGGAACGACAGTCTTACCAAGTGTCATGAACGCCGTCATTCTTATCGCCGTCATCAGTGTTGGCAACTCTTCTGTTTTCGGTTCCTCGCGAACGCTAGCTGCTCTTGCAGATCAGTCTATGGCGccagccatcttctcctaTGTTGATAAGCAGGGTCGTCCGTTGGTGGCTATCATCTTTGCCTCCTGTGTCGGATTGTTGGCTTTTATTGTTGACTTGAAGGCCCAAAATGTTATCTTTAACTGGTTGTTGTCTGTTAGTTCTCTTGCGACGCTGTTTACCTGGGGCAGCATTTGCCTCACGCATATCCGATTCCGCAAATCCTGGGCCCATGCATCGCACACTCTCGAGCAATTGCCCTTCCGCGCGCGATCCGGCACCGCTGGATCATGGTTCGCTCTCTGCGGATACACTCTTATCCTGTTGAGCCAAGTCTGGACGGCTGTTTCACCCGTCGAGATGAAGGCAGACGCGACAACAGGAGATATTGTTCAAAATGTCTTCCTTCGACTGATGGCTGTGcccattgttcttgtcat